The Mycobacterium paragordonae genome includes a region encoding these proteins:
- the dnaE gene encoding DNA polymerase III subunit alpha: MNQSSFVHLHNHTEYSMLDGAAKISPMLAEAQRLEMPAIGMTDHGNMFGASEFYNSATKAGIKPIIGVEAYIAPGSRFDTRRITWGDPSQKSDDVSGSGSYTHMTMMAENATGLRNLFRLSSLASFEGQLGKWSRMDAELIAEHAEGIIATTGCPSGEVQTRLRLGHEREALEAAAKWREIFGAENFFLELMDHGISIEHRVREGLLEIGHKLGIPPLATNDCHYVTRDASHNHEALLCVQTGKTLSDPNRFKFDGDGYYLKSAAEMRQLWDSQVPGACDSTLLIGERVQSYAEVWTPRDRMPIFPVPEGHDQGSWLHHEVMAGLQRRFPAGVGQDYIDRAEYEIKVICDKGFPAYFLIVADLINYARSVDIRVGPGRGSAAGSLVAYAMGITNIDPIPHGLLFERFLNPERPSAPDIDIDFDDRRRGEMVRYAADKWGQDRVAQVITFGTIKTKAALKDSARIHYGQPGFAIADRITKALPPPIMAKDIPLSGITDPAHERYKEAAEVRGLIETDPDVRTIYQTARGLEGLIRNAGVHACAVIMSSEPLTEAIPLWRRPQDGAIITGWDYPSCEAIGLLKMDFLGLRNLTIIGDALENIKANRGIDLDLESVPLDDEPTYELLGRGDTLGVFQLDGGPMRDLLRRMQPTEFNDIVAVLALYRPGPMGMNAHNDYADRKNGRQAIKPIHPELEEPLREILSETYGLIVYQEQIMFIAQKVASYTMGKADALRKAMGKKKLEVLEAEYKGFYEGMTTNGFSEKAVKALWDTILPFAGYAFNKSHAAGYGLVSYWTAYLKANYPAEYMAGLLTSVGDDKDKAAVYLADCRKLGITVLPPDVNESLVNFASVGEDIRFGLGAVRNVGANVVGSLIKTRNEKGKFTDFSDYLNKIDISACNKKVTESLIKAGAFDSLKHARKGLFLVHTDAVDSVLGTKKAEAMGQFDLFGGDDGCTESVFTIKVPDDEWEDKHKLALEREMLGLYVSGHPLNGVAHLLATQVDTAIPAILDGDVANETQVRVGGILASVNRRVNKNGMPWASAQLEDLTGGIEVMFFPHTYSNYGAEIADDVVVLVNAKVAIRDDRISLIANELVVPDFSNAQPNRPLAVSLPTRQCTIDKVTALKQVLARHPGTSQVHLRLISGDRITTLELDQSLRVTPSPALMGDLKELLGPGCLGS; this comes from the coding sequence ATGAACCAATCGTCGTTCGTGCACCTGCACAACCACACCGAGTATTCGATGCTCGACGGTGCCGCGAAGATCTCGCCGATGCTGGCCGAGGCGCAACGGTTGGAGATGCCCGCGATCGGCATGACCGACCACGGAAACATGTTCGGCGCCAGCGAGTTCTACAACTCGGCCACCAAGGCCGGGATCAAGCCGATCATCGGCGTCGAGGCGTACATCGCTCCCGGTTCCCGGTTCGACACCCGGCGCATCACCTGGGGTGATCCCAGCCAGAAGTCCGACGACGTCTCGGGCAGCGGCTCCTACACGCACATGACGATGATGGCCGAGAACGCGACCGGCCTGCGCAACCTGTTCAGGCTGTCGTCACTGGCGTCCTTCGAAGGCCAACTCGGCAAGTGGTCGCGGATGGATGCCGAACTCATCGCAGAGCACGCCGAAGGCATCATCGCCACCACCGGCTGCCCCTCGGGGGAGGTGCAGACGCGGCTGCGCCTCGGCCATGAGCGCGAAGCGCTGGAGGCGGCCGCCAAGTGGCGGGAGATCTTCGGCGCCGAGAACTTCTTCCTCGAGCTGATGGACCACGGGATCTCCATCGAGCACCGGGTCCGCGAAGGTTTGCTGGAGATCGGCCACAAGTTGGGCATCCCGCCGCTGGCCACCAACGACTGTCATTACGTCACCCGCGACGCCTCGCATAATCACGAGGCGCTGCTGTGCGTGCAGACCGGCAAGACGCTCTCGGACCCCAACCGGTTCAAGTTCGACGGCGACGGCTACTACCTCAAGTCCGCGGCCGAGATGCGCCAGCTGTGGGACAGCCAGGTCCCCGGAGCATGCGACTCCACCCTGCTGATCGGCGAGCGGGTCCAGTCCTACGCCGAGGTCTGGACGCCGCGCGACCGGATGCCGATCTTCCCGGTGCCCGAGGGGCACGACCAGGGATCGTGGCTGCACCACGAGGTGATGGCGGGTCTGCAGCGGCGCTTTCCCGCCGGTGTCGGCCAGGACTACATCGACCGGGCCGAGTACGAGATCAAGGTCATCTGCGACAAGGGTTTTCCGGCGTACTTCCTGATCGTGGCCGACCTGATCAACTACGCACGCTCCGTCGACATCCGGGTGGGGCCGGGTCGTGGCTCGGCCGCGGGCTCCCTGGTGGCCTACGCGATGGGGATCACCAACATCGATCCCATCCCGCACGGCCTGCTGTTCGAGCGCTTTCTCAATCCGGAGCGCCCGTCGGCCCCCGATATCGACATCGACTTCGACGACCGTCGCCGCGGTGAGATGGTGCGTTACGCCGCCGACAAGTGGGGGCAGGACCGGGTTGCCCAGGTCATCACCTTCGGCACGATTAAAACCAAAGCGGCGCTGAAGGACTCGGCGCGAATCCACTACGGCCAGCCCGGCTTCGCGATCGCGGACCGGATCACCAAGGCGCTGCCGCCGCCGATCATGGCCAAAGACATCCCGCTGTCCGGCATCACCGACCCGGCCCACGAACGCTACAAGGAAGCCGCCGAGGTGCGCGGCCTGATCGAGACCGACCCCGACGTGCGCACCATTTACCAGACGGCGCGGGGCCTGGAAGGCCTGATCCGCAACGCCGGTGTGCACGCGTGCGCGGTGATCATGAGCAGCGAGCCGCTGACCGAGGCCATTCCGTTGTGGCGGCGGCCGCAGGACGGCGCCATCATCACCGGCTGGGACTACCCGTCGTGCGAGGCCATCGGCCTGCTGAAGATGGACTTCCTCGGCCTGCGCAACCTGACGATCATCGGCGACGCGCTGGAGAACATCAAGGCCAACAGGGGAATCGACCTCGACCTGGAATCGGTGCCGCTGGACGACGAGCCCACCTACGAACTGCTGGGCCGCGGCGACACCCTGGGTGTGTTCCAGCTCGACGGCGGCCCGATGCGGGATCTGCTGCGCCGCATGCAGCCCACCGAGTTCAATGACATCGTCGCCGTGCTGGCGCTGTACCGTCCCGGGCCGATGGGCATGAACGCCCACAATGACTACGCCGACCGCAAGAACGGGCGGCAGGCGATCAAGCCGATCCACCCGGAGCTTGAGGAGCCGCTGCGCGAAATCCTCTCGGAGACTTACGGTCTGATCGTCTATCAAGAGCAGATCATGTTCATCGCGCAGAAGGTCGCCTCGTACACGATGGGCAAGGCCGACGCGCTGCGCAAAGCCATGGGTAAGAAGAAGCTCGAGGTGCTCGAAGCCGAGTACAAGGGCTTCTACGAGGGCATGACCACCAATGGTTTCTCCGAAAAAGCGGTGAAAGCGTTGTGGGACACCATTCTTCCGTTCGCCGGCTACGCGTTCAACAAGTCGCACGCCGCCGGTTACGGCCTGGTCTCCTACTGGACGGCCTATCTGAAGGCCAACTATCCCGCCGAGTACATGGCGGGCCTGCTCACCTCCGTCGGTGACGATAAGGACAAGGCGGCGGTCTACCTGGCCGACTGCCGCAAGCTGGGCATCACCGTGCTGCCGCCCGACGTGAACGAGTCTTTGGTGAACTTCGCCTCGGTCGGCGAGGACATCCGGTTCGGGTTGGGCGCGGTGCGCAACGTCGGCGCCAATGTCGTCGGTTCGCTGATCAAGACCCGGAACGAGAAGGGCAAGTTCACCGACTTCTCGGATTACCTGAACAAGATCGACATCTCGGCCTGCAACAAGAAGGTCACCGAGTCGTTGATCAAAGCCGGCGCTTTCGACTCCTTGAAGCATGCCCGCAAGGGCCTGTTCCTGGTGCACACCGACGCCGTCGATTCGGTGCTGGGCACCAAAAAAGCCGAGGCGATGGGCCAGTTCGACCTGTTCGGCGGGGATGACGGGTGCACCGAGTCGGTGTTCACCATCAAGGTGCCCGACGACGAGTGGGAGGACAAGCACAAGCTCGCTCTCGAACGCGAGATGCTGGGCCTGTATGTGTCCGGGCATCCCCTTAACGGGGTGGCGCACCTGCTGGCGACGCAGGTCGACACCGCGATCCCGGCGATTCTGGACGGCGATGTCGCCAATGAAACCCAGGTGCGGGTGGGCGGGATTCTCGCCTCGGTGAACCGGCGGGTCAACAAGAACGGAATGCCCTGGGCTTCAGCACAATTGGAAGACCTGACCGGTGGCATCGAAGTGATGTTCTTCCCGCACACCTACTCCAACTACGGCGCCGAGATCGCTGACGACGTGGTGGTGCTGGTCAACGCCAAGGTCGCGATCCGCGACGACCGCATCAGCTTGATCGCCAATGAGCTTGTGGTGCCGGACTTTTCGAACGCGCAACCGAACCGGCCGCTGGCGGTCAGTCTGCCCACCCGGCAGTGCACCATCGACAAGGTGACCGCTCTCAAGCAGGTGCTGGCCCGGCACCCGGGGACGTCGCAGGTACATCTGCGGCTCATCAGCGGTGACCGGATCACCACGCTGGAGCTGGATCAGTCGCTGCGGGTGACGCCGTCACCGGCGTTGATGGGTGATCTCAAGGAATTGCTCGGACCGGGGTGCCTGGGCAGCTAG
- a CDS encoding helix-turn-helix domain-containing protein — MRLTIGEVARQAGIAATTLRYYEQIGLIPTPARQGGQRRYDSTVLTRLEVIRLCKSAGFALEEIQLLFADDAPGRPASRALAEAKLAEIDAQMASLARAREVIEWGMRCTCPSIDDCTCGIHRALPVATR, encoded by the coding sequence ATGCGGCTGACCATCGGAGAGGTGGCCCGCCAAGCCGGGATTGCGGCGACCACGTTGCGCTACTACGAGCAGATCGGTTTGATACCGACGCCCGCGCGCCAAGGCGGCCAGCGTCGCTATGACAGCACGGTGCTGACTCGGCTCGAGGTGATCCGACTCTGCAAGTCCGCCGGCTTCGCGCTGGAAGAGATTCAGCTGCTGTTCGCCGACGACGCACCGGGGCGACCGGCCAGTCGCGCGCTGGCCGAGGCCAAGCTCGCCGAGATCGACGCTCAGATGGCGTCATTGGCTAGGGCGCGCGAGGTCATCGAGTGGGGGATGCGCTGCACCTGTCCGTCGATCGACGACTGCACCTGTGGAATCCACCGGGCTCTGCCGGTGGCAACGCGTTAG
- a CDS encoding type II toxin-antitoxin system Rv0910 family toxin, producing MASVELTSNVPMAPQDMWERVSDLSELGEWLVMHEGWRSDIPDEITVGTEIIGVARSKGLRNRVTWTVTKWNPPHEVAMSGSGKGGAKYGVTVTVAPHEDGSTMGLRLELGGRALFGPVGSAAARAVKGDVEKSLQLFVERYA from the coding sequence ATGGCTTCCGTTGAGTTGACCTCAAACGTCCCGATGGCCCCGCAGGACATGTGGGAGCGCGTGTCGGATCTCTCCGAGTTGGGCGAATGGCTCGTCATGCACGAGGGATGGCGCAGCGACATCCCCGACGAGATCACGGTGGGAACCGAGATCATCGGCGTGGCGCGATCGAAGGGGCTTCGCAACCGGGTGACGTGGACCGTGACCAAGTGGAACCCGCCCCACGAGGTCGCCATGTCGGGGTCGGGCAAAGGCGGAGCAAAGTACGGCGTCACCGTCACCGTCGCACCCCATGAGGACGGTTCGACCATGGGTCTGCGCCTTGAGCTGGGCGGGCGTGCCCTGTTCGGCCCGGTCGGCTCGGCCGCGGCACGGGCGGTCAAAGGGGACGTAGAAAAGTCACTGCAATTGTTCGTCGAGCGGTACGCCTGA
- a CDS encoding class I SAM-dependent methyltransferase — protein sequence MGRDGIIDVSGLSPLEQTALLTEYARALDSRWARPILGDALADRVIKKIDYDFTGLGVPDSVACQSALRAKMLDDRVRAFTAENPDAVVVDLGAGVDSGPIRVDPPATVDWYSVDLPRVIALREQVLPSSEHAHSVAASVADHDWPAAIPADRPTMLIADGLFAFLSESVIVDLFRRITEYFGSGEIAFNDYGRIGWFSRLAVKMAPQKMFSSVGSQWGYAGFKDARVPESWSPRLTLAEEASLARAPEVELFPGWIRFATKVSGKFEAGARKARILRYRF from the coding sequence ATGGGGCGGGACGGGATCATCGACGTCAGCGGCCTCTCGCCGCTGGAGCAGACCGCCTTACTCACCGAATATGCGCGCGCGCTGGACAGTCGTTGGGCGCGACCGATTCTCGGCGATGCACTCGCCGACCGGGTGATCAAGAAGATCGACTACGACTTCACCGGACTCGGGGTGCCCGACAGCGTGGCCTGCCAGTCGGCGCTGCGCGCAAAGATGCTCGACGACAGGGTCCGTGCATTCACCGCTGAGAACCCCGACGCCGTCGTCGTCGACCTGGGCGCCGGGGTGGACTCGGGTCCGATCCGGGTGGATCCCCCCGCCACCGTCGACTGGTACAGCGTGGATTTGCCACGGGTGATCGCGCTGCGCGAACAGGTTCTGCCGTCCAGCGAACACGCCCATTCCGTCGCGGCGTCGGTCGCCGACCACGACTGGCCGGCAGCCATCCCCGCCGACCGGCCGACGATGCTGATCGCCGACGGCCTGTTCGCCTTCCTGTCAGAATCGGTGATTGTCGACCTGTTCCGGCGAATCACCGAGTACTTCGGGTCCGGCGAAATCGCCTTCAACGACTACGGCCGCATCGGCTGGTTCAGCCGGCTTGCCGTAAAGATGGCACCGCAGAAAATGTTTAGCAGTGTCGGTAGCCAGTGGGGATACGCCGGATTCAAGGATGCGCGGGTGCCGGAGTCGTGGAGTCCGCGGCTGACGCTGGCTGAGGAGGCCAGTTTGGCCCGCGCCCCCGAGGTCGAGCTGTTTCCGGGCTGGATTAGGTTCGCTACCAAGGTATCCGGGAAGTTCGAGGCGGGGGCCCGCAAGGCCCGGATCCTGCGCTATCGGTTCTAA
- a CDS encoding serine/threonine-protein kinase has protein sequence MTDDPTVRHSSSSRVGTRFGPYLLRRLLGTGGFGEVYEAEDTVMHRIVALKLLSSSYSHNPAFRERLFREARTAGRLHDPHVVPIHGCGEIDGQLYIDMRLIDGTDLQSTLERDGALGPTRSVNIVRQIAAALDAAHAETVIHRDVKPANILLGRDDFACLVDFGLANAATDTKLTSEGTTIGSFAYLAPERLASGEATPAADIYALACVLHECLTGASPFENRTEIPALVAAHLTSPPPRPSQQRPGIPVGFDEVIARGMAKEPEHRYRSAGELGAAAQRALSTPVPNPSWPPPAVPPTQSWHPPAPTVAPRTQVPEPFRRNSRRRIAVVIASVAAVAAIVAVVVAVSGAPDSSRSATSATNAAPSTSATATNSAPPLNATPLTTIGYGDLGGVTVDAAGNVFVVDTGNKKVFKLAANTNAPTEIPIRGLTKPKSVAVDSAGTLYITDWSTPGTGQVWKLPPGATSPVELPFGAILPSGLAVDGGGNVYVSARDQVLRLAVDAPTPTVLPFGGGLFESVAVDGGGNVYGLQMGRVLKLAPGATSPTQLPFAQLGRAQGIAIDAKSTIYVIDNSDNLGKLLKLPAGATMSTAPTVPENQSFDGIAVDAAGTVFLTENNRLLRVGAG, from the coding sequence ATGACCGACGATCCCACCGTCCGCCACTCATCGAGTTCGCGGGTCGGCACCCGCTTCGGGCCTTACCTGCTGCGCCGCTTGCTCGGCACCGGCGGTTTCGGCGAAGTCTACGAGGCCGAAGACACCGTCATGCATCGGATCGTGGCGCTGAAGCTGTTGTCCAGCAGCTACTCTCACAATCCGGCCTTTCGGGAACGGCTCTTCCGCGAAGCCCGCACTGCCGGACGACTGCACGACCCGCACGTGGTGCCTATCCACGGTTGCGGCGAGATCGACGGGCAGCTCTACATCGACATGCGGCTCATCGACGGGACCGACCTGCAGAGCACGCTGGAGCGCGACGGCGCGCTGGGGCCGACGCGGTCGGTGAACATCGTGCGTCAGATCGCAGCGGCGCTGGATGCCGCGCACGCTGAAACGGTGATCCACCGCGACGTCAAGCCGGCCAACATTCTGCTCGGCAGAGACGATTTCGCCTGCCTCGTCGACTTCGGCCTGGCCAACGCCGCCACCGATACCAAGCTCACCAGCGAAGGCACCACCATCGGTTCGTTCGCCTATCTCGCCCCCGAGCGGCTCGCCTCGGGCGAGGCCACACCAGCCGCCGATATCTACGCGCTGGCCTGCGTGCTCCACGAGTGCCTCACCGGAGCGTCGCCATTCGAGAACCGTACCGAGATCCCTGCCCTGGTCGCCGCCCACCTGACCTCGCCACCACCCCGGCCCAGTCAGCAGCGGCCCGGGATTCCGGTCGGGTTCGACGAGGTGATCGCGCGCGGCATGGCCAAGGAACCCGAGCATCGCTATCGAAGCGCCGGCGAACTCGGTGCGGCGGCCCAGCGTGCGCTGTCCACACCGGTGCCCAATCCATCGTGGCCGCCGCCCGCCGTCCCGCCCACCCAGTCCTGGCATCCGCCGGCGCCGACTGTGGCGCCGAGAACTCAAGTTCCTGAGCCATTTCGGCGCAATTCTCGTCGCCGCATCGCGGTCGTCATCGCTTCCGTCGCCGCCGTTGCCGCCATCGTCGCCGTCGTGGTGGCAGTCTCAGGAGCGCCGGACTCATCTCGGTCCGCCACCAGCGCCACCAACGCCGCACCCAGCACGAGCGCCACGGCCACCAACTCCGCACCTCCGCTGAATGCCACCCCGTTGACGACCATCGGGTACGGCGATCTGGGCGGAGTGACAGTCGATGCCGCCGGCAATGTGTTCGTCGTCGACACCGGTAACAAGAAGGTGTTCAAACTCGCCGCGAATACCAACGCGCCCACCGAGATACCGATCCGCGGGCTCACCAAACCCAAGTCGGTGGCCGTGGACTCGGCCGGGACCCTGTACATCACCGACTGGTCCACGCCCGGTACGGGTCAGGTGTGGAAACTTCCCCCCGGCGCCACCTCACCCGTCGAACTGCCTTTCGGCGCGATTCTCCCGTCGGGTCTCGCAGTCGACGGCGGGGGCAACGTATACGTTTCTGCGCGCGACCAGGTGCTGCGGCTCGCGGTCGACGCGCCCACGCCAACAGTGCTTCCGTTCGGGGGCGGGTTGTTCGAGAGTGTCGCGGTGGACGGCGGCGGCAATGTCTATGGCCTGCAGATGGGCCGCGTCCTCAAACTGGCGCCCGGCGCAACCAGTCCAACGCAGTTGCCCTTCGCGCAGTTAGGCCGTGCGCAGGGCATCGCGATCGACGCCAAGTCCACGATCTATGTGATCGACAACTCCGACAACCTGGGGAAACTCCTCAAGCTCCCGGCCGGAGCCACCATGTCGACAGCGCCCACCGTGCCCGAGAACCAGTCTTTCGACGGCATCGCGGTCGACGCCGCGGGGACCGTTTTCCTTACCGAGAACAATCGACTGCTCAGGGTTGGAGCCGGTTGA
- a CDS encoding SDR family NAD(P)-dependent oxidoreductase: protein MSLPKPSKQSTVVITGASSGIGTELAKGLARRGFPLMLVARRRERLDELADQLRDSARVEVEVLPLDLSDADSRAKLAQRLSTDPIAGLCNSAGFGTSGRFYELPAERESEQVTLNALALMELTRAVLPGMVERGAGAVLNIASIAGFQPLPFMAVYSASKAFVLTFSEAVQEELHGTGVSVTALCPGPVPTEWAEIANAERFSVPLAQVSPEEVAEQAIQGMLSGKRGVVPGLVPKVASTTGRLLPRTVLLPAIRIGNKLRGGPSH from the coding sequence ATGAGCCTTCCCAAGCCCAGCAAGCAGAGTACGGTCGTCATCACGGGTGCCTCGTCGGGAATCGGCACTGAACTCGCGAAAGGATTGGCGCGGCGGGGCTTTCCGCTGATGCTGGTGGCCCGGCGCCGCGAGCGCCTCGACGAGCTGGCCGACCAGTTGCGGGACAGCGCCAGGGTCGAAGTCGAGGTGCTGCCCCTGGACCTGTCGGACGCCGATTCGCGAGCCAAGCTCGCGCAGCGGCTGAGCACCGATCCCATTGCCGGGCTATGCAACAGCGCCGGATTCGGTACCAGCGGGCGTTTCTATGAGCTGCCCGCCGAGCGCGAGAGTGAGCAGGTCACCCTCAATGCGCTGGCCTTGATGGAACTCACCCGCGCGGTACTGCCGGGCATGGTGGAGCGGGGCGCGGGTGCGGTGCTCAACATCGCCTCGATCGCCGGGTTCCAGCCACTTCCGTTCATGGCGGTGTACTCGGCCAGCAAAGCGTTCGTGCTGACATTCTCCGAGGCCGTTCAGGAGGAGTTGCACGGGACGGGAGTATCAGTCACCGCGCTGTGTCCCGGCCCCGTTCCCACCGAGTGGGCCGAGATCGCCAACGCCGAGCGGTTCAGCGTCCCGCTCGCGCAGGTGTCCCCGGAAGAGGTCGCCGAACAGGCCATTCAGGGCATGCTGTCCGGAAAGCGGGGCGTGGTACCGGGTTTGGTGCCCAAGGTCGCGAGCACCACCGGCCGGTTGTTGCCGCGCACCGTGCTGCTGCCGGCGATCCGGATCGGAAACAAACTGCGCGGCGGCCCCAGCCACTGA
- a CDS encoding serine/threonine-protein kinase — translation MVEDRAGSQFGPYRLIRMLGSGGFGEVYEAEDTAMHRTVALKLLSNTYSQDPVFRERLFREARTAGRLREPHVLPIHSCGEIDGQVYIDMRLVRGVDLETLLKRDGPLDPARAVRLIRQVAAALDAAHAETVLHRDVKPANILLSGDDFASLVDFGLASAAGDARLTKTGKAVGTFDYVAPERLSDAPVDHRCDVYALACVLYELLTGKAPYDEHRDLSALMTAHLTAPIPRPSQQRPGIPAALDDVIARGMAKNPDARYRTAGELAAAAESALNPAAPTREWAVEPPPPPIQHSPPPPPTHPGPRPPWAEPPRRKRRNRAALVVAAVAVAAVVITIGIVAVTNRHDSTHSSAVSTPRPSSTVPTVLKFPDLSAARGVAVSGDGTVYVAEMTKHSPEGRVLKLAPGQASPTELAFGDIYGIDVAVDSAANVYLADIHAPGVWKLAPGARGPIMLPFGHVGRPAGIAVGTDDSVYMTDNALKQVLKLAPGATSATQLMPTVPMNGPGGIAVDKDGNVYIADSDDRRVLKLPVGAATPLELPFAGLEKPYGVAVDPKGNVYVSDFEGHGIFRLAPGATSATRLAFPGLNYPLGIAVDHDGDLFVVDCHRTDECATGKVLELGPPQ, via the coding sequence GTGGTCGAGGATCGGGCGGGTTCGCAGTTCGGGCCGTATCGATTGATCCGAATGCTGGGTAGCGGTGGGTTCGGCGAGGTCTACGAAGCCGAGGACACCGCCATGCATCGCACCGTCGCGCTCAAGTTGCTGAGCAACACGTACTCCCAGGATCCGGTGTTCCGCGAGCGTCTGTTCCGGGAGGCCCGTACCGCCGGACGCCTTCGCGAACCGCACGTGCTGCCGATTCACAGCTGCGGGGAGATCGACGGCCAGGTCTATATCGACATGCGGCTCGTCCGGGGCGTGGATCTGGAGACGCTCCTCAAGCGGGACGGGCCCCTCGATCCGGCACGAGCGGTGCGACTCATACGCCAGGTCGCCGCCGCCCTGGACGCCGCGCACGCCGAAACGGTGCTGCACCGTGACGTCAAACCGGCAAACATCCTGCTGTCCGGGGACGACTTCGCCAGCCTGGTCGACTTCGGTCTGGCCAGCGCGGCCGGCGACGCGCGCCTCACCAAGACGGGGAAAGCCGTCGGGACCTTCGATTATGTTGCGCCGGAACGGCTTTCGGATGCACCGGTAGACCATCGCTGCGATGTCTACGCGCTCGCGTGCGTCCTCTACGAACTGCTCACCGGGAAGGCGCCGTATGACGAGCACCGGGATCTGTCCGCGCTGATGACGGCGCACCTGACCGCGCCCATCCCGCGGCCCAGCCAGCAGCGCCCCGGTATCCCGGCCGCGTTGGACGACGTCATTGCACGAGGCATGGCAAAGAATCCCGACGCGCGTTACCGCACCGCCGGCGAACTGGCCGCCGCCGCGGAGAGCGCCCTGAACCCGGCCGCGCCGACGCGCGAATGGGCCGTCGAGCCACCACCGCCACCGATCCAGCACTCGCCCCCACCGCCTCCGACACACCCCGGGCCCCGGCCGCCGTGGGCCGAGCCGCCCCGCCGGAAACGCCGCAATCGCGCCGCGCTGGTCGTGGCCGCTGTCGCCGTCGCCGCCGTGGTGATCACGATCGGCATCGTGGCCGTCACAAACCGGCACGATTCCACTCACTCTTCCGCCGTCAGCACTCCGCGGCCCTCTTCGACGGTCCCGACGGTGTTGAAATTCCCCGACCTGTCGGCGGCGCGTGGCGTGGCGGTCAGTGGCGACGGAACCGTCTACGTGGCCGAGATGACCAAGCACTCGCCCGAAGGCCGGGTGCTCAAACTGGCACCCGGACAGGCCTCCCCCACGGAACTGGCGTTCGGAGACATCTACGGCATCGACGTGGCAGTGGATTCGGCCGCCAACGTCTACCTCGCCGACATTCACGCGCCCGGAGTGTGGAAACTCGCGCCCGGCGCCCGCGGCCCGATCATGCTGCCGTTCGGCCACGTTGGCCGGCCAGCCGGGATCGCCGTGGGAACGGACGACAGCGTCTACATGACCGACAACGCCCTCAAACAGGTGCTGAAGCTGGCACCTGGTGCGACCAGCGCCACCCAACTGATGCCCACCGTTCCGATGAACGGGCCTGGTGGCATCGCGGTGGATAAGGACGGCAACGTCTACATCGCGGACAGCGACGACCGCCGTGTGTTGAAGCTGCCCGTAGGCGCGGCCACTCCCCTCGAGCTACCATTCGCCGGGCTCGAAAAACCTTACGGTGTAGCGGTGGATCCGAAAGGCAACGTCTACGTCTCCGATTTCGAGGGTCATGGGATCTTCAGACTGGCCCCCGGCGCCACCAGCGCGACCCGGCTCGCCTTCCCCGGCCTGAATTATCCGCTCGGCATCGCTGTGGATCACGACGGCGATCTGTTCGTCGTCGACTGCCATCGCACCGACGAATGCGCGACCGGCAAGGTGCTGGAACTAGGGCCGCCGCAATGA
- a CDS encoding PPOX class F420-dependent oxidoreductase produces the protein MHTLLDNSRYALLRSFRRDGTPADTPIWFAFDGDALVFRTKVGPKTKRLSARPDVELAACDYRGRGATDWVPGRATVLSGADAQRANRLLHQRYGWQWNIVPLLKIPGVTNVHRDLGLREKLRRARDRGVWTDSAIVRIDL, from the coding sequence ATGCACACACTTCTGGACAACTCGCGATACGCACTGCTGCGGTCATTCCGCCGCGACGGCACGCCTGCCGACACCCCGATCTGGTTCGCGTTCGACGGCGACGCGCTGGTGTTTCGCACCAAGGTGGGTCCGAAAACCAAGCGGCTCAGCGCCCGGCCCGACGTCGAACTCGCCGCCTGTGACTATCGCGGCCGAGGCGCCACGGACTGGGTGCCGGGCCGCGCGACGGTCCTGTCCGGCGCCGACGCGCAGCGCGCCAACCGACTGCTGCACCAGCGCTACGGCTGGCAGTGGAACATCGTGCCGCTGCTGAAGATTCCGGGCGTCACGAACGTGCACCGCGACCTCGGACTGCGGGAGAAGCTGCGACGCGCACGGGACCGTGGCGTGTGGACTGACAGCGCCATCGTCCGGATCGATCTGTAA